A portion of the Plasmodium gaboni strain SY75 chromosome 5, whole genome shotgun sequence genome contains these proteins:
- a CDS encoding putative f-actin capping protein alpha subunit — protein MNTMLNEKKNFIRHVLMNSQPGKLYDLVKDINILFGSSVSIQKILEDVLKDYNEKNYNFLLTDRNEYLIMCKKFKVNHLYFMPKLKALVHVNHLKRTATILETIKELNYPEELENYRKECDKRLADYVDENYKKWNILQTINYPEVHIKSPNGLCSEHCSSVYAYKEEDMFYLFFIICCDRSYLKNFHASTWRSSWTAQFFVDNDQVLLSGTIDICLTYFEDANINFKTSKSFEKKFGVNRDVDIFSTNILSTINEYENYILNDLNNFFTNINKNIIKSTRRIIPLNGQKFDWKGKYEDIATQISNS, from the exons ATGAATACCATGttaaatgaaaagaaaaattttataagaCACGTATTGATGAATTCGCAACCAGGGAAATTATATGACTTGGTCAAAG atataaatattctttttgGTTCAAGTGTTAGTATTCAAAAAATTCTTGAGGATGTTTTAAAAgattataatgaaaagaattataattttttacTTACTGATAGGAATgaatat CTTATAATGtgtaaaaaatttaaagtaaatcatttatattttatgcCCAAATTAAAAGCATTAGTTCATGTTAATCATTTAAAAAGG ACAGCAACTATTTTGGAAAcaataaaagaattaaattATCCAGAAGAGTTGGAAAATTATAg aAAAGAATGTGATAAAAGACTTGCTGATTATGTAGATGagaattataaaaaatggaatATTTTACAAACTATAAATTACCCAGAGGTTCATATAAAATCACCCAATGGATTATGTTCTGAACATTGTTCATCTGTTTATGCATATAAAGAAGAAgatatgttttatttattttttataatatgttgTGATAGAAGTTATTTAAAAAACTTCCA CGCCAGTACTTGGAGAAGTTCTTGGACTGCACAATTTTTTGTTGATAACGATCAAGTTTTATTATCa gGGACGATAGATATATGTCTTACATATTTTGAGGATGCgaatataaattttaaaacatCAAAAAgttttgaaaaaaaatttggAGTCAATAGg gatgttgatattttttctaCAAATATCTTATCTACGATAAATGAATATGagaattatattttaaatgaCCTAAACAATTTTTTCACAAACATAA ataaaaatataattaaaagCACAAGGCGAATTATACCTTTGAATGGTCAAAAGTTTGACTGGAAAGGCAAATATGAAGATATTGCCACACAAATCAG tAACAGTTAA